One window of Bacillus alkalicellulosilyticus genomic DNA carries:
- a CDS encoding SE1561 family protein gives MGGAIHGKKEQMDYLNNRITMVLNVLDAIDPEEAGVDEIDRIIDMLDELEFKCKQFRNSWSEE, from the coding sequence ATGGGTGGAGCAATTCATGGCAAGAAAGAACAAATGGATTATTTGAATAACCGTATTACAATGGTGTTGAATGTCTTAGATGCCATTGACCCTGAAGAAGCAGGCGTTGATGAAATCGACCGTATCATAGATATGTTAGATGAACTTGAATTTAAGTGTAAACAATTTCGTAATTCATGGTCGGAGGAGTGA
- a CDS encoding histidine phosphatase family protein — protein sequence MRLYLVRHGESLGNVQGIIQGQADFPLSPLGQIQVQQLGKHFQSIPFDYIYSSDLTRAQETAQAIASNREKTIHPWEKVREIFLGPLQGKTQQEIFTEYPELEDRALLTSGIAGTETVEDITSRCAYVWDQMTKAHQDNDVVIVSHGGFISIFIMYLMLGNDWHLHHRPFHIGNTGITLIEAKAGRKPVFHYINDTSHIRTEEQIS from the coding sequence ATGCGTCTATACCTCGTTCGTCACGGCGAATCACTTGGCAATGTTCAGGGAATCATTCAAGGTCAGGCTGATTTCCCTCTTTCCCCTCTCGGACAAATTCAAGTCCAACAGCTCGGCAAGCATTTTCAGTCCATTCCTTTTGATTACATATACAGTAGCGATTTAACAAGAGCACAAGAAACTGCACAAGCTATAGCAAGCAACCGGGAGAAAACCATTCATCCTTGGGAGAAGGTTCGTGAAATCTTTTTAGGCCCTCTACAAGGCAAAACGCAACAAGAAATTTTTACTGAATATCCCGAACTCGAAGACCGTGCGTTACTTACGTCAGGGATAGCGGGAACGGAAACCGTTGAGGACATTACAAGCCGTTGTGCGTATGTATGGGACCAAATGACAAAGGCACATCAAGATAATGATGTGGTCATCGTATCCCATGGTGGTTTTATTAGTATTTTTATCATGTATCTTATGTTAGGTAATGATTGGCATCTTCATCACCGTCCGTTTCATATTGGCAATACAGGTATCACCTTAATTGAAGCAAAAGCGGGAAGAAAGCCGGTATTCCACTATATTAACGATACGAGTCACATTCGTACTGAGGAACAAATCTCGTAA